A window of Lepidochelys kempii isolate rLepKem1 chromosome 1, rLepKem1.hap2, whole genome shotgun sequence contains these coding sequences:
- the LOC140904953 gene encoding histone H2B 8, translated as MPEPAKSAPAPKKGSKKAVTKTQKKGDKKRRKTRKESYSIYVYKVLKQVHPDTGISSKAMGIMNSFVNDIFERIAGEASRLAHYNKRSTITSREIQTAVRLLLPGELAKHAVSEGTKAVTKYTSSK; from the coding sequence ATGCCTGAGCCGGCGaaatctgctcctgctcccaagAAGGGTTCTAAGAAGGCCGTGACCAAGACCCAGAAGAAGGGAGATAAAAAACGTAGAAAAACTAGGAAGGAAAGTTACTCAATTTACGTGTACAAAGTGTTGAAGCAAGTTCACCCGGACACCGGCATTTCCTCTAAGGCGATGGGCATTATGAACTCCTTTGTAAACGACATTTTCGAACGTATCGCGGGGGAAGCGTCTCGTCTGGCGCATTACAACAAGCGTTCAACCATCACATCCCGAGAGATCCAGACCGCTGTGCGCCTTCTGTTGCCGGGGGAGTTGGCCAAACACGCTGTGTCTGAGGGTACAAAGGCTGTTACCAAGTACACAAGCTCTAAGTAA
- the LOC140904951 gene encoding histone H1-like, which produces MSETAPVAAPTVSAPGAKTSTKKPKKAAGGSKARKPPGPSVTELITKAVSASKERKGLSLAALKKVLAAGGYDVEKNNSRIKVGLKSLVSKGVLVQTKGTGASGSFKLNKKPGEIKEKAPKKKPAAKPKKAAAKKPASAAKKPKKAAVAKKSPKKVKKPAGSAVKKAVKSPKKVKAAKPKKTTKSPAKAVKPKAAKPKPTKAKTAKAKRAAPKK; this is translated from the coding sequence ATGTCGGAAACTGCGCCTGTTGCAGCGCCTACTGTCTCCGCTCCTGGGGCAAAAACCTCTACTAAAAAACCGAAGAAGGCGGCAGGAGGCTCTAAAGCCCGCAAGCCTCCAGGTCCCAGCGTGACCGAGCTGATCACCAAGGCGGTGTCCGCATCCAAGGAGCGCAAAGGGCTCTCGCTGGCCGCCCTTAAGAAGGTTCTGGCCGCCGGAGGGTACGATGTGGAGAAGAACAACAGCCGCATCAAGGTAGGATTAAAGAGCCTGGTGAGCAAAGGCGTTTTGGTGCAGACAAAAGGTACCGGTGCTTCTGGTTCTTTTAAACTCAACAAGAAGCCTGGTGAGATTAAGGAGAAGGCGCCGAAGAAAAAGCCAGCGGCAAAGCCTAAGAAGGCGGCTGCTAAGAAGCCCGCCAGCGCCGCCAAGAAGCCCAAAAAGGCTGCAGTGGCGAAAAAGAGCCCGAAAAAAGTGAAGAAACCAGCGGGTTCTGCAGTGAAGAAAGCAGTCAAGAGTCCGAAAAAAGTGAAAGCCGCCAAGCCCAAGAAGACAACTAAAAGCCCGGCTAAGGCGGTGAAACCAAAAGCTGCCAAGCCCAAGCCTACAAAGGCCAAAACAGCGAAGGCGAAGAGGGCAGCACCCAAAAAGTAA